The Plectropomus leopardus isolate mb chromosome 7, YSFRI_Pleo_2.0, whole genome shotgun sequence genome window below encodes:
- the paqr6 gene encoding membrane progestin receptor delta, translating into MPEGRVFPVWRGIRVGSGVGGGWSQGWGRCLRWEPDGPGQGARIPEFDYPVWVVLCRGGRARLWEVCQRGRGAIRLPTDMLSIKLPQLFDIHQVPKVFREDSIISGYRHPRSSALDCVLSSFQMNNETINIWTHFLPTWYFLWRFCVLCSTMNFLTDSYTWPLLVYMLLICIYPFTSSCAHTFSTMSPESRHICYFFDYGALSLYSLGCAISYGYYVMPDCWVNSWLHQHFVPIAIGNTLFCTSMSCYSRFLELQFPQRSKALRTGAFVLPFIFDTVPLFYRILLCCGGSCSPSDALSSHCYHLLFAFLTCFLFTAHLPERLAPGRFDYFGHSHQLFHISAVVGTHFQMEGVVADMASRRAWLLAHGAMPSFLGTIGVLAASLVLNLGIIVIFSAPLLWKRCHTSNQPHVSPCECKEQ; encoded by the exons ATGCCGGAGGGTCGCG tgtttccagTGTGGCGGGGGATCAGGGTCGGTAGTGGCGTTGGAGGCGGGTGGAGCCAGGGCTGGGGACGCTGCTTACGATGGGAGCCAGACGGTCCAGGACAAGGCGCCCGGATCCCGGAATTTGACTACCCCGTCTGGGTTGTTCTCTGTCGAGGGGGACGCGCCAGGCTCTGGGAGGTTTGTCAGAGAGGGAGGGGTGCCATCAGACTGCCCACAGACATGCTCAGCATCAAGCTTCCCCAGCTCTTCGACATCCACCAGGTCCCCAAA GTGTTCAGGGAGGACAGCATCATCTCTGGATACCGTCACCCGCGGAGCTCAGCGCTGGACTGTGTCCTCAGCAGCTTCCAGATGAACAACGAGACCATCAACATCTGGACACACTTCCTGCCAACATG GTACTTTCTGTGGCGTTTCTGTGTCCTCTGCTCCACGATGAACTTCCTGACGGACAGCTACACCTGGCCCCTGCTGGTGTATATGCTGCTCATCTGCATCTACCCCTTCACCTCCAGCTGCGCACACACCTTCAGCACCATGTCGCCTGAATCTCGCCACATCTGCTACTTCTTTGACTACGGAGCGCTCAGCCTCTACAGTCTGG gttGTGCCATAAGCTACGGATACTACGTCATGCCCGACTGCTGGGTAAACAGCTGGCTCCATCAGCATTTTGTCCCCATTGCCATTGGAAACACACTGTTCTGTACCAGCATGTCCTGCTATTCCAG GTTTTTGGAGCTGCAGTTCCCACAGAGAAGTAAAGCCCTGAGGACAGGAGCGTTTGTCcttccttttatttttgacaCTGTCCCTCTGTTTTACAGG ATCCTTCTGTGCTGCGGGGGAAGCTGCAGCCCGAGCGACGCCTTGTCCAGTCACTGTTATCACCTTCTCTTTGCCTTCCTCACCTGTTTCCTGTTTACCGCCCACCTCCCGGAGAGGTTGGCCCCCGGCCGCTTCGACTACTTTG GCCACAGCCACCAGCTCTTCCACATCAGTGCCGTGGTGGGGACCCACTTCCAGATGGAGGGCGTGGTGGCAGACATGGCGTCACGGCGGGCGTGGCTTCTAGCCCACGGAGCCATGCCCTCCTTTCTGGGGACCATCGGGGTGCTGGCCGCCAGCCTCGTCCTCAACCTGGGCATTATTGTCATCTTCAGCGCCCCGCTGCTGTGGAAACGCTGCCACACCTCCAACCAGCCGCACGTGTCACCGTGCGAGTGCAAGGAGCAGTGA